From Melanotaenia boesemani isolate fMelBoe1 chromosome 12, fMelBoe1.pri, whole genome shotgun sequence, a single genomic window includes:
- the LOC121649871 gene encoding zinc finger MYM-type protein 1-like: MKRKGSIYSFFTPKRKAREIDNELSEADIGDEVEGQREDEDEVEGERGDVEGERDDKHEVEVEGEDKDELEGEREEQQKRNIDDQGQEEVGEHLEEGKHHQKEKAKKQQSERERTVPEPSPATFSRAGPHDVSKSRCEVPTQPKRESFPKTLQGGARRSFRSEWYQANPWLEYSQSKDAAYCFACRHFSLPDTPKTVFTSFDGYRNWKKATMKDSGFASHARSECHINAMFAWTENKKNMDKNSSMFGRMDEQKKKQVAENQHYIKTLAEILVLTVTENIAQRGHRESQDSEQKGVFLSMLDLLGNHDPIIKKRLEQHAKNAKYTSKTIQNEILECLAAMVKETIIQEVKTSKQFSVIVDETKDVQKKEQMSFVLRYYYNGMVHESFLEFDVAEHLDAAALSCKIINFLERHGLQYKKNLVGQGYDGAAVMRGAHAGVQAKIKEVAKHAFYVHCSAHCLNLVIVDTVKSVPDAGNFFSLLERLYVFVSGSYVHNKWLEVQREMFDGAPRELQKLSDTRWACRHIACRSVMDRLPAVVQVLEEIGSENHPQRAVEARGILAQIDLNFAGSLVLFRKVLSDSKFLSDMLQSKTVDYAKAVELIEALKETLVTYRSQTSFDEMWTEILDLCKQSNIDITQRKSKRPRQTTKVLQGSVINSTLGQHVVPDSKDTFCVSVYYPVLDNMIEEIGRRFSNTNCNIMQGVQALNPSSPTFLTEEAVLLLANAYGSNIEDLKHELHQTKRVLDRKKGEKESPTTLMEFTQFLDPYQDVFFELFRLCKIAVVLPVSSASCERSFSSLRLIKTYLRSTMTEKRLSNLAVLSIESKRTKELDLEKFVKRFAEQHGNRRIQLL; encoded by the exons atgaagagaaaaggaaGTATATACAGTTTTTTCACACCAAAGAGGAAGGCCAGAGAAATAGACAATGAACTGAGCGAGGCAGACATAGGAGATGAGGTGGAAGGCCAgagagaggatgaagatgaggtgGAAGGCGAGAGAGGAGACGTTGAAGGAGAAAGAGATGACAAGCATGAGGTGGAAGTAGAGGGTGAAGATAAAGATGAGctggagggagagagagaagagcAACAAAAACGTAACATAGATGACCAGGGACAGGAGGAGGTGGGAGAACATTTGGAGGAAGGAAAGCACCaccaaaaagagaaagcaaagaaacagcAAAGTGAAAGGGAAAGAACAGTGCCTGAGCCATCACCAGCAACCTTCAGTAGAGCTGGTCCACATG ATGTATCTAAGTCCAGATGTGAAGTACCAACACAGCCAAAGAGAGAGAGTTTCCCAAAGACTCTCCAGGGAGGAGCCAGGAGAAGCTTCCGGAGTGAGTGGTACCAAGCTAACCCTTGGTTAGAGTATTCTCAATCCAAGGATGCAGCCTACTGTTTTGCCTGTAGGCATTTTTCCCTCCCAGACACTCCCAAGACTGTGTTTACTTCATTTGATGGATATCGAAATTGGAAAAAAGCCACAATGAAAGACAGTGGTTTTGCTTCACATGCAAGATCTGAATGCCACATCAATGCAATGTTTGCatggacagaaaacaaaaaaaacatggataaaaacagctcaaTGTTTGGGAGAATggatgaacaaaaaaagaagcaggtGGCTGAAAATCAGCACTACATTAAAACACTTGCtgaaattttagttttaacagtCACAGAAAACATAGCGCAGAGGGGTCACAGGGAGTCTCAAGACTCAGAACAAAAGGGTGTTTTTCTGTCTATGCTAGACCTACTGGGTAACCATGACccaatcattaaaaaaagacttgaacaacatgcaaaaaatgcaaaatacacaagtaaaacaatacaaaatgaAATCCTTGAATGCCTGGCTGCAATGGTTAAGGAAACAATCATACAGGAGGTTAAAACGAGCAAGCAGTTTTCAGTTATTGTTGATGAAACTAAAGATGTTCAGAAAAAGGAGCAAATGTCATTTGTTTTGAGATATTATTATAATGGTATGGTTCATGAGAGTTTTTTGGAGTTTGATGTGGCAGAACACTTGGATGCTGCTGCCTTAAGCTGTAAGATTATTAACTTCCTTGAGAGGCATGGGCTGCAGTACAAGAAAAACCTTGTGGGCCAGGGCTATGATGGTGCAGCAGTGATGCGCGGGGCACATGCAGGTGTCcaagcaaaaataaaagaagtagcCAAACATGCCTTCTATGTTCACTGTAGTGCACACTGCTTAAACTTAGTTATAGTGGACACTGTAAAAAGTGTGCCAGATGCAGGAAACTTCTTTTCATTGTTGGAACGATTGTATGTATTCGTTTCAGGGTCCTATGTACATAACAAATGGCTGGAAGTGCAGCGTGAGATGTTTGATGGTGCACCAAGGGAACTCCAAAAGCTAAGTGATACACGTTGGGCATGTAGGCACATAGCATGTCGCAGTGTTATGGACAGGTTGCCTGCAGTAGTACAGGTTCTTGAAGAGATTGGATCTGAGAaccatccacaaagagcagttGAAGCAAGAGGGATACTGGCTCAGATAGATCTCAATTTTGCTGGCTCTCTTGTTCTTTTCAGAAAGGTCCTGAGTGACTCCAAATTTTTGTCAGACATGCTCCAGTCTAAAACAGTGGACTATGCTAAGGCTGTTGAGCTTATTGAAGCACTCAAAGAGACATTGGTGACATATCGTAGTCAAACCTCTTTTGATGAAATGTGGACTGAAATACTTGATTTATGTAAACAAAGTAACATTGATATAACTCAGAGAAAATCAAAGAGGCCAAGACAGACGACAAAGGTACTTCAGGGTAGTGTCATCAACTCCACCTTGGGGCAGCATGTAGTTCCAGATAGCAAAGATActttttgtgtctctgtgtatTATCCAGTTCTGGATAACATGATTGAAGAAATAGGAAGAAGATTTTCTAACACGAACTGTAACATCATGCAGGGTGTCCAGGCACTAAATCCATCCAGTCCAACTTTTTTGACAGAGGAGGCTGTCCTGTTATTAGCTAATGCTTATGGCTCAAATATAGAGGATCTCAAACACGAGTTACATCAGACGAAGAGAGTACTAGacagaaaaaagggggaaaaggaGAGTCCTACCACTCTGATGGAGTTTACCCAGTTTTTGGATCCATACCAGGATGTTTTTTTTGAGTTGTTCAGGCTGTGTAAAATAGCTGTTGTTTTGCCTGTATCCAGTGCATCCTGTGAACGGAGTTTTTCATCTCTAAGGCTCATAAAGACTTATTTGCGGTCTACTATGACAGAAAAGAGACTATCAAATTTGGCTGTACTCAGCATTGAATCAAAACGCACAAAAGAATTGGATCTCGAAAAATTTGTAAAGCGTTTTGCTGAGCAGCATGGAAATCGCCGCATTCAGCTGTTATAA